A genomic segment from Eisenibacter elegans DSM 3317 encodes:
- a CDS encoding class I SAM-dependent methyltransferase, which yields MTAATLEYVKACPVCQHPQYDAFLPCRDHTVSQEYFHIVRCQQCGFKFTNPRPNEAQISSYYQGEAYISHSDTRKGLLNRVYHVARRYALRQKERLAAKYAQGQKTLLDVGTGTGYFLHTCLHKGWNAAATEPDPQARQQALRRSCQTPVFVDVFDPCLQDKRYQIITLWHVLEHIHSLDATLERLKQLLDKEGSLIVAVPNASSFDARWFGASWAAYDVPRHLYHFEPAQMQTLLQKHGLQIVAQKPMWLDAFYISLLSTRYQGGRTRPLMAFFIGLWSNWVGWRQKGNTSSLIYIIKHQ from the coding sequence ATGACTGCCGCTACGCTCGAATATGTCAAAGCCTGCCCTGTTTGCCAACATCCCCAATATGATGCTTTCTTGCCTTGCCGTGACCACACCGTAAGCCAAGAGTATTTTCATATTGTACGATGCCAACAGTGTGGGTTCAAATTTACCAACCCTCGCCCCAATGAGGCCCAAATTTCCTCTTATTACCAAGGAGAGGCCTATATCTCCCATAGCGATACCCGCAAGGGGCTGCTCAATCGGGTATACCATGTGGCGCGGCGTTATGCCTTGCGCCAGAAAGAACGCCTAGCAGCTAAATATGCCCAAGGGCAAAAAACCTTGCTCGATGTGGGTACTGGCACAGGCTATTTTTTGCATACCTGCCTACACAAAGGCTGGAACGCAGCCGCAACCGAACCCGACCCACAAGCCCGCCAACAGGCACTGCGGCGTAGCTGCCAAACGCCGGTCTTTGTAGATGTGTTTGACCCTTGTCTGCAAGACAAACGTTATCAAATCATTACGCTTTGGCACGTACTCGAACATATTCACTCCCTTGACGCAACTCTTGAGCGCCTAAAACAGTTATTAGACAAGGAAGGAAGTCTGATTGTGGCAGTACCCAATGCCAGTTCTTTTGATGCCCGCTGGTTTGGCGCTAGCTGGGCTGCCTACGATGTACCACGACATCTATACCATTTTGAACCCGCCCAAATGCAAACTCTGCTCCAAAAACACGGCCTGCAAATTGTAGCTCAAAAACCAATGTGGCTCGATGCGTTCTATATCAGTTTGCTCAGCACCCGCTACCAAGGCGGACGTACACGACCCCTGATGGCTTTTTTCATTGGGTTGTGGTCTAATTGGGTCGGATGGCGACAAAAAGGCAATACTTCTAGCCTGATTTACATCATCAAACATCAGTAA
- a CDS encoding prolyl oligopeptidase family serine peptidase: MKKYTLLACMLWGTGIFGTLMAQQTTPLNYPKTAKVDQKDDYFGTIVADPYRWLEVSDSSAVADWVTAQNEVTFGYLEQIPFRQALRDRLEQVWNYERYSAPYRRGEYLYFYKNDGLQNQSVLYRQKGDNGTPEVFFDPNKLSTDGTSSLGGTSFSKDNRYFAYSVSKGGSDWREVYIIDTQTGKKLADHIQWSKFSGISWYKDGFFYSRYDAPAEGKLLEAKNEYHKVYYHRLGEAQSEDQLIFENRDKPLRNFGAGVSEDERFLFIYASEGTSGREIYVKDLSKGSQEQQEWTTLVSGFNTETGIVGTIGDKILLLTNYKAPKYRLVATDLSKTSADAWETIIPETAQVLDGVSHVGGRLIASYLKDASTQVVVFDEKGQKLHEVKLPAIGTAGGFGGRQEDKEVFYTFTSFTYPPTIYRYDIERNVSTLYRQTKLDFNPEDYETTETFYKSKDGTPVHLFIVHKKGLKRNGQNPTYLYGYGGFNISLTPSFNTALIPFLESGGIYALANLRGGAEYGEEWHKGGMLLNKQNVFDDFIAAGEYLISKKYTSSQHLAIAGGSNGGLLVGACMTQRPDLFKVALPAVGVLDMLRFHKFTIGWAWVVEYGSSERSKEEFANLYRYSPLHNLKPGVQYPATLIKTADHDDRVVPAHSFKFAATLQEAHKGANPVLIRIDAKAGHGAGKPTSKILDEWADTWAFVFYNMGITPRIKQ, translated from the coding sequence ATGAAAAAATACACCCTTTTGGCCTGTATGCTTTGGGGTACGGGCATTTTCGGAACGCTTATGGCTCAACAAACTACTCCGCTGAACTACCCCAAAACAGCCAAGGTAGACCAAAAAGACGACTATTTCGGCACTATCGTAGCCGACCCCTACCGCTGGCTCGAAGTCTCAGACTCTAGCGCCGTAGCCGATTGGGTAACGGCTCAAAATGAGGTTACTTTCGGATACTTAGAACAGATTCCTTTCCGCCAAGCGCTACGCGACCGCCTAGAGCAAGTCTGGAACTATGAGCGCTATTCTGCTCCTTATCGCCGTGGTGAGTACCTTTATTTCTACAAAAATGATGGCCTCCAAAACCAGTCGGTGCTCTATCGTCAAAAAGGCGATAACGGTACGCCTGAAGTATTTTTTGACCCCAACAAGCTCTCTACCGACGGTACTTCGTCGTTGGGAGGCACTTCGTTCTCCAAAGACAACCGCTACTTTGCTTACAGTGTGTCTAAGGGTGGCTCCGACTGGCGCGAAGTTTATATCATCGACACTCAGACAGGCAAGAAACTCGCCGACCACATCCAGTGGAGCAAGTTCTCGGGTATCTCTTGGTACAAAGACGGCTTTTTCTACAGCCGCTATGATGCTCCCGCCGAAGGCAAACTGCTCGAAGCCAAAAACGAATACCACAAAGTATACTATCACCGCTTAGGGGAAGCGCAAAGCGAAGACCAGCTTATCTTCGAAAATCGCGACAAGCCTTTGCGCAACTTTGGTGCTGGAGTGTCTGAAGACGAACGATTCTTGTTTATCTATGCCTCTGAAGGCACCTCTGGCCGCGAAATTTATGTCAAAGACCTCTCCAAAGGCTCTCAAGAGCAACAAGAGTGGACGACCCTCGTCAGCGGATTCAACACCGAAACAGGTATTGTAGGCACTATTGGCGACAAAATCCTGCTGCTGACCAACTACAAAGCGCCCAAATACCGCTTGGTGGCTACTGACCTGAGCAAAACCTCTGCCGACGCTTGGGAGACCATCATCCCCGAAACAGCACAGGTGCTTGATGGCGTATCGCATGTAGGTGGCCGTCTGATTGCCAGCTACCTCAAAGATGCCAGCACTCAGGTAGTCGTTTTTGACGAAAAAGGCCAAAAGCTACATGAGGTCAAGTTGCCGGCCATTGGTACTGCCGGTGGTTTTGGTGGCCGTCAGGAAGACAAAGAGGTGTTTTATACCTTTACATCTTTTACCTACCCGCCGACCATCTACCGCTACGATATCGAGCGCAATGTCTCTACACTGTACCGCCAAACCAAACTCGACTTCAACCCCGAAGACTATGAGACTACCGAGACCTTCTACAAAAGCAAGGATGGCACACCGGTACACCTCTTCATCGTCCACAAAAAAGGGCTAAAGCGCAATGGTCAGAACCCTACCTACCTCTATGGCTACGGAGGGTTTAACATCAGCCTCACACCTTCGTTCAACACAGCCTTGATTCCCTTCCTCGAAAGCGGCGGCATATATGCCTTGGCCAACCTACGCGGTGGTGCTGAATATGGTGAGGAATGGCACAAAGGAGGGATGTTGCTCAACAAACAAAATGTGTTTGACGACTTTATTGCCGCAGGCGAATACCTCATCAGCAAGAAGTACACTTCGTCTCAGCACCTAGCCATTGCGGGTGGCTCCAATGGCGGCCTATTGGTAGGGGCTTGTATGACCCAGCGCCCCGACCTCTTCAAAGTAGCGCTACCTGCCGTAGGTGTACTGGATATGTTGCGCTTCCATAAGTTTACCATTGGCTGGGCTTGGGTAGTAGAGTACGGCTCTAGTGAGCGTAGCAAAGAAGAATTTGCCAACCTCTACCGCTACTCACCCCTACACAACCTCAAACCCGGAGTACAGTATCCGGCGACGCTTATCAAAACTGCCGACCACGATGACCGTGTAGTGCCGGCACACTCCTTTAAGTTTGCCGCTACCCTCCAAGAGGCTCATAAAGGCGCAAACCCTGTGCTGATTCGTATTGATGCCAAAGCCGGACATGGAGCAGGCAAGCCTACCTCTAAAATCTTAGATGAGTGGGCCGACACTTGGGCTTTTGTTTTCTACAATATGGGGATTACCCCGCGTATCAAGCAATAA